The following coding sequences are from one Geodermatophilus normandii window:
- a CDS encoding Gfo/Idh/MocA family protein — protein MRFAVLGTGHWARTVHAAAIAAHPTAELAGIWGRDAAKAAEAGAAFDVPGTDDLAALLEQVDAVSIAVPPDVQVPLAEQAAAAGRHLLLEKPIGLTVAEADRVVGAVRSAGVASVVFFTFRFQTATTTWLAQAGRTRLAGGAASWLSALAGSPFDSAWRRQHGALWDIGPHALSLLVPALGPVVSVQAGAGAGDTVHLVLQHATPGVASTVTLSHTVAPLATGIEFTVHGDAGRLVLLPDTESPVASLSAAVDELGAAALTGGAHPCDVGFGREVVVVLATAERALASGCRESVPA, from the coding sequence GTGCGCTTCGCCGTCCTGGGCACCGGTCACTGGGCCCGCACGGTGCACGCCGCGGCCATCGCCGCGCACCCGACGGCCGAGCTGGCCGGGATCTGGGGCCGCGACGCCGCGAAGGCCGCCGAGGCCGGCGCGGCGTTCGACGTCCCCGGCACCGACGACCTCGCCGCGCTGCTCGAGCAGGTCGACGCGGTGTCGATCGCCGTCCCGCCCGACGTCCAGGTGCCCCTCGCCGAGCAGGCGGCCGCCGCCGGCCGCCACCTGCTGCTGGAGAAGCCGATCGGGCTCACCGTCGCCGAGGCCGACCGGGTGGTGGGCGCGGTGCGGTCCGCGGGCGTCGCCTCGGTCGTGTTCTTCACCTTCCGGTTCCAGACCGCGACGACGACCTGGCTGGCGCAGGCGGGCCGGACCCGGCTGGCCGGCGGCGCCGCCTCGTGGCTGTCCGCGCTGGCCGGCAGCCCCTTCGACTCGGCCTGGCGCCGGCAGCACGGGGCGCTGTGGGACATCGGCCCGCACGCCCTGTCGCTGCTGGTCCCGGCCCTGGGCCCGGTGGTCTCGGTGCAGGCGGGCGCGGGGGCCGGCGACACCGTGCACCTGGTGCTCCAGCACGCCACCCCCGGCGTCGCCTCCACCGTCACGCTGTCGCACACCGTGGCGCCGCTGGCCACGGGCATCGAGTTCACCGTGCACGGGGACGCCGGCCGGCTGGTGCTGCTCCCCGACACCGAGAGCCCGGTCGCGTCGCTGTCCGCGGCGGTCGACGAGCTCGGCGCCGCGGCGCTCACCGGCGGCGCCCACCCCTGCGACGTCGGCTTCGGGCGCGAGGTCGTCGTCGTGCTGGCGACCGCCGAGCGGGCCCTGGCCTCGGGCTGCCGGGAGTCCGTCCCCGCCTGA
- the upp gene encoding uracil phosphoribosyltransferase, producing MQLTVVDHPLARARLSRMRDERTDNAAFRAALRELTQMLVYEATRDLEIAEEPITTPVTTTTGYRLAAPPLIVPVLRAGLGMADTAHGMLPESQMGFVGLARNEETFQPEAYMASLPESLVGRHVFVLDPMLATGGSLVHCCTLLTDRGATEITVLCTLAAPVGLERLEQSGLPLRVFTASVDQGLNDKAYIVPGLGDAGDRQFGAV from the coding sequence GTGCAGTTGACCGTCGTGGACCACCCGCTCGCCCGTGCCCGCCTGTCGCGCATGCGCGACGAGCGCACCGACAACGCCGCCTTCCGCGCGGCGCTGCGCGAGCTGACCCAGATGCTGGTCTACGAGGCCACCCGCGACCTCGAGATCGCCGAGGAGCCCATCACCACCCCGGTGACGACGACGACCGGCTACCGGCTGGCCGCGCCACCGCTGATCGTCCCGGTGCTGCGGGCGGGCCTGGGCATGGCCGACACGGCGCACGGGATGCTGCCGGAGTCGCAGATGGGCTTCGTCGGCCTGGCGCGCAACGAGGAGACGTTCCAGCCCGAGGCGTACATGGCCTCGCTGCCGGAGTCGCTGGTCGGCCGGCACGTGTTCGTCCTCGACCCGATGCTGGCCACCGGCGGCTCGCTGGTGCACTGCTGCACGCTGCTCACCGACCGCGGCGCCACCGAGATCACCGTGCTCTGCACGCTGGCCGCGCCGGTCGGCCTGGAGCGCCTGGAGCAGAGCGGGCTGCCGCTGCGGGTCTTCACCGCCAGCGTCGACCAGGGCCTCAACGACAAGGCCTACATCGTCCCCGGCCTCGGTGACGCCGGCGACCGCCAGTTCGGCGCGGTCTGA
- a CDS encoding aldehyde dehydrogenase family protein, translating to MSDRLAVRKTYKLYVNGAFPRSESGRTYEVTDARGTFLANAAHASRKDARDAVVAARGAFGKWSRATAYNRGQVLYRVAEVMEGRHAQFCEEVAAGEGLSAGRARAAVDAAVDRWVWYAGWTDKLASVLGSANPVAGPFFDFSLPEPTGVVAVLAPQRSSLLGLVSVLAPVLAGGNTAVVVTSRERPLPAVTLGEVLATSDVPGGVVNLLTGDAGEIGPWLAEHDDVDAVDLTGAPAGRALELERLAAGSIKRVLRPPAEEPDWTADPGTGRMTRFLETKTVWHPKGV from the coding sequence ATGTCGGACCGGCTGGCCGTCCGCAAGACCTACAAGCTGTACGTGAACGGGGCCTTCCCGCGGTCGGAGTCCGGTCGCACCTACGAGGTCACCGACGCCCGGGGGACCTTCCTCGCCAACGCGGCGCACGCCTCCCGCAAGGACGCCCGTGACGCCGTCGTCGCCGCGCGCGGCGCCTTCGGGAAGTGGTCGCGGGCCACGGCTTACAACCGCGGGCAGGTGCTCTACCGGGTCGCGGAGGTCATGGAGGGCCGGCACGCGCAGTTCTGCGAGGAGGTGGCCGCGGGCGAGGGCCTGTCGGCCGGCCGGGCGCGGGCCGCCGTCGACGCCGCCGTCGACCGCTGGGTCTGGTACGCCGGGTGGACCGACAAGCTGGCCTCCGTGCTCGGCAGCGCCAACCCCGTCGCGGGGCCGTTCTTCGACTTCTCGCTGCCCGAGCCGACCGGTGTCGTCGCGGTCCTGGCGCCGCAGCGCTCGTCGCTGCTCGGCCTGGTCAGCGTGCTCGCGCCGGTGCTCGCCGGCGGCAACACCGCGGTCGTGGTGACGTCGCGGGAGCGGCCGCTGCCGGCGGTCACCCTCGGCGAGGTGCTGGCCACCAGCGACGTCCCCGGCGGCGTGGTCAACCTGCTCACCGGCGACGCCGGCGAGATCGGCCCGTGGCTGGCCGAGCACGACGACGTCGACGCCGTCGACCTCACCGGCGCCCCCGCCGGGCGGGCCCTGGAGCTCGAGCGGCTGGCGGCCGGCAGCATCAAGCGGGTGCTGCGCCCGCCGGCGGAGGAGCCGGACTGGACCGCCGACCCGGGCACCGGGCGGATGACGCGGTTCCTGGAGACGAAGACCGTCTGGCACCCCAAGGGCGTCTGA
- a CDS encoding phospho-sugar mutase: protein MSLPDALLDTARAWAADDPHPGDRAEIEALVAAGDTAELERRFAGPLTFGTAGLRGPLRAGPAGMNAAVVTRAAAGLGTWLTTAGSGGGGVVVGFDARRRSDEFARVTAAVLAAAGFAVQVLPRPLPTPVLSSAVRSLGCVAGVMVTASHNPPQDNGYKVYLGDGAQLVPPADREIEAAIAAVGPAREVPTSDDWTTLGDDVAAGYVAAVVRALQPDRVPAADRAAVTVAYTAMHGVGADTTRAVFAAAGFAPPVSVPEQDAPDPAFPTVAFPNPEEPGAVDLLLALAGRTGADVAIAEDPDADRCSVVCDGRQLTGDEVGALLADWLLRRGVRGTYASSLVSGSLLHALTQAHGVRFAETPTGFKWIIRAGTDDEPLVFGYEEALGYAVTPEVARDKDGISAALAVALLTAELKATGRTPVDRLDELAREHGLFATGQLSARVEDLTLISEAMARLRADPPSRLLGRPVTATDLLTEDPPVDAVRLLGDGVRVVVRPSGTEPKLKAYLETVVPVHDDAGVIAARGRGEDELDQLRGEMAHALGL from the coding sequence GTGAGCCTGCCCGACGCCCTCCTCGACACCGCCCGCGCCTGGGCCGCCGACGACCCGCACCCCGGCGACCGCGCCGAGATCGAGGCGCTGGTCGCGGCCGGCGACACCGCCGAGCTCGAGCGCCGCTTCGCCGGGCCGCTGACCTTCGGCACCGCCGGGCTGCGCGGGCCGCTGCGGGCCGGGCCGGCCGGCATGAACGCCGCCGTCGTCACCCGGGCCGCCGCGGGCCTCGGCACGTGGCTGACCACCGCCGGCTCCGGCGGCGGGGGCGTCGTCGTCGGGTTCGACGCCCGGCGGCGCTCCGACGAGTTCGCGCGCGTCACCGCGGCGGTGCTGGCCGCCGCCGGCTTCGCCGTGCAGGTGCTGCCGCGGCCGCTGCCCACGCCGGTGCTGTCCTCGGCCGTGCGGTCGCTCGGCTGCGTGGCCGGCGTGATGGTCACCGCCAGCCACAACCCGCCGCAGGACAACGGCTACAAGGTCTACCTCGGCGACGGCGCCCAGCTCGTGCCGCCGGCCGACCGCGAGATCGAGGCCGCGATCGCCGCCGTCGGCCCCGCGCGGGAGGTCCCCACCTCCGACGACTGGACCACCCTCGGCGACGACGTCGCGGCCGGCTACGTGGCCGCCGTCGTGCGGGCGCTGCAGCCGGACCGGGTCCCGGCCGCCGACCGCGCCGCCGTGACCGTCGCCTACACCGCGATGCACGGCGTCGGCGCGGACACCACCCGGGCGGTGTTCGCCGCCGCCGGGTTCGCCCCGCCGGTCAGCGTGCCCGAGCAGGACGCGCCCGACCCGGCGTTCCCGACGGTCGCCTTCCCGAACCCGGAGGAGCCCGGCGCGGTCGACCTGCTGCTGGCGCTGGCCGGGCGCACGGGCGCCGACGTCGCCATCGCCGAGGACCCCGACGCGGACCGCTGCTCGGTCGTCTGCGACGGGCGGCAGCTCACCGGCGACGAGGTCGGCGCGCTGCTCGCCGACTGGCTGCTGCGCCGCGGCGTGCGGGGGACCTACGCGTCCTCGCTGGTCAGCGGCTCGCTGCTGCACGCGCTCACCCAGGCGCACGGCGTGCGGTTCGCCGAGACGCCCACCGGCTTCAAGTGGATCATCCGGGCCGGCACCGACGACGAGCCGCTGGTGTTCGGCTACGAGGAGGCGCTGGGGTACGCGGTCACCCCCGAGGTGGCCCGCGACAAGGACGGCATCTCCGCAGCCCTCGCCGTCGCCCTGCTCACCGCCGAGCTGAAGGCCACCGGCCGCACGCCGGTCGACCGGCTCGACGAGCTCGCGCGCGAGCACGGTCTGTTCGCCACCGGCCAGCTGTCGGCGCGGGTCGAGGACCTCACGCTCATCTCCGAGGCGATGGCGCGGCTGCGCGCCGACCCGCCGTCGCGGCTGCTCGGCCGCCCGGTCACCGCCACCGACCTGCTGACCGAGGACCCGCCGGTCGACGCCGTCCGGCTGCTCGGCGACGGCGTCCGGGTGGTGGTGCGGCCCAGCGGCACCGAGCCCAAGCTCAAGGCCTACCTGGAGACGGTCGTCCCCGTGCACGACGACGCGGGGGTGATCGCCGCCCGCGGCCGCGGCGAGGACGAGCTCGACCAGCTGCGCGGCGAGATGGCGCACGCGCTGGGGCTGTAG
- the deoC gene encoding deoxyribose-phosphate aldolase produces MTHVLDPGTLEAGTRPAPGSGAPFDDVTRSDAALRAFLHGLPGVDQVGAEQRAATLGTRSIKTTAKAWAIDTAISMVDLTTLEGADTPGKVRSLAAKARRPDPTDPTAPAVAAVCVYGDLAGVAVEALEGSGIHVAAVATAFPSGRASREVKLADVRDAVGNGADEIDMVIDRGAFLSGRYLEVFEEIVAVKEACGAAHLKVILETGELVTYDNARRASWLAMLAGADFIKTSTGKVSPAATLPVCLVMLEAVRDFRAATGRQVGVKPAGGIRTTKDAVKHLVVVNETVGPDWLSPDWFRFGASSLLNDLLLQRQKLRTGHYSGPDHVSVD; encoded by the coding sequence ATGACCCACGTGCTCGACCCCGGGACCCTCGAGGCCGGGACCCGGCCCGCCCCCGGGTCCGGAGCGCCGTTCGACGACGTGACCCGCTCGGACGCCGCCCTCCGCGCCTTCCTCCACGGCCTGCCCGGTGTCGACCAGGTGGGCGCCGAGCAGCGCGCCGCCACCCTCGGCACCCGCTCGATCAAGACCACGGCCAAGGCCTGGGCGATCGACACCGCCATCTCGATGGTCGACCTGACCACGCTCGAGGGCGCCGACACCCCCGGCAAGGTCCGCTCGCTGGCCGCCAAGGCCCGCCGTCCCGACCCGACCGACCCCACCGCCCCCGCGGTCGCCGCCGTCTGCGTGTACGGCGACCTCGCCGGCGTCGCGGTGGAGGCGCTCGAGGGCTCCGGCATCCACGTCGCCGCCGTCGCCACGGCCTTCCCCAGCGGCCGGGCCAGCCGGGAGGTCAAGCTCGCCGACGTCCGCGACGCCGTGGGCAACGGCGCCGACGAGATCGACATGGTCATCGACCGCGGCGCCTTCCTCTCCGGCCGCTACCTCGAGGTGTTCGAGGAGATCGTCGCGGTGAAGGAGGCGTGCGGGGCCGCGCACCTCAAGGTGATCCTCGAGACCGGCGAGCTGGTGACCTACGACAACGCCCGCCGCGCCTCCTGGCTGGCGATGCTGGCCGGCGCGGACTTCATCAAGACCTCCACCGGCAAGGTGTCCCCCGCCGCCACGCTGCCGGTCTGCCTGGTGATGCTCGAGGCGGTCCGCGACTTCCGCGCCGCCACCGGCCGCCAGGTCGGCGTCAAGCCGGCCGGCGGCATCCGCACCACCAAGGACGCGGTCAAGCACCTGGTGGTGGTCAACGAGACCGTCGGCCCCGACTGGCTCTCCCCCGACTGGTTCCGCTTCGGCGCCTCCAGCCTCCTCAACGACCTGCTCCTGCAGCGGCAGAAGCTGCGCACCGGCCACTACTCCGGCCCCGACCACGTATCGGTGGACTGA
- a CDS encoding adenosine deaminase — MPAPLTADSIRRAPKVLLHDHLDGGLRPQTVLELADETGYRDLPAGDAAKLGTWFQEAADSGSLVRYLETFAHTVGVMQRPEAVRRVARECALDLAADGVVYAEVRMAPELLTAGGTPIEEAVEAILDGFAAGSADAAAAGTPIRVGSLLCAMRQDDRWEEVAGLVVRYRDAGVVGFDLAGPELGFPPDRLPGAIALLDRAGAHRTVHAGEAAGIDSIRAALDGARAERLGHGVRIADEVPEGGPLGPVAQRVLDEGVPLEVAPSSNVQTGAYPSLAEHPVARLHALGFAVTVNTDNRLMSGVSVTSELADVAAVHGWGWDDVQTVTERALAAAFLGDAERTRLLTEVVRPGFEALRAG, encoded by the coding sequence GTGCCTGCACCGCTGACTGCCGACTCGATCCGCCGCGCTCCCAAGGTCCTCCTGCACGACCACCTCGACGGCGGGCTGCGGCCGCAGACGGTGCTCGAGCTCGCCGACGAGACCGGTTACCGCGACCTGCCGGCCGGCGACGCCGCGAAGCTGGGCACCTGGTTCCAGGAGGCCGCCGACTCCGGCTCGCTGGTGCGCTACCTGGAGACGTTCGCGCACACGGTCGGCGTGATGCAGCGGCCCGAGGCCGTGCGCCGGGTGGCCCGCGAGTGCGCGCTCGACCTCGCCGCCGACGGCGTCGTCTACGCCGAGGTCCGCATGGCCCCCGAGCTGCTCACCGCCGGGGGGACGCCGATCGAGGAGGCCGTGGAGGCCATCCTCGACGGGTTCGCCGCCGGGAGCGCCGACGCCGCGGCGGCGGGCACGCCGATCCGCGTCGGCTCGCTGCTGTGCGCGATGCGCCAGGACGACCGCTGGGAGGAGGTCGCCGGCCTCGTCGTCCGGTACCGCGACGCCGGCGTCGTCGGGTTCGACCTGGCCGGGCCCGAGCTCGGCTTCCCGCCCGACCGGCTCCCGGGTGCCATCGCGCTGCTCGACCGGGCCGGCGCGCACCGCACCGTCCACGCGGGGGAGGCCGCCGGCATCGACAGCATCCGCGCCGCCCTCGACGGGGCCCGCGCGGAGCGGCTCGGCCACGGCGTCCGCATCGCCGACGAGGTGCCCGAGGGCGGCCCGCTCGGCCCGGTGGCGCAGCGGGTCCTCGACGAGGGCGTGCCGCTGGAGGTGGCGCCGTCGTCGAACGTGCAGACCGGCGCCTACCCCTCCCTCGCCGAGCACCCGGTCGCCCGGCTGCACGCGCTCGGCTTCGCCGTCACGGTGAACACCGACAACCGGCTGATGAGCGGCGTGTCGGTGACCAGCGAGCTCGCCGACGTCGCCGCCGTCCACGGCTGGGGCTGGGACGACGTCCAGACGGTGACCGAGCGGGCGCTGGCCGCGGCCTTCCTCGGCGACGCCGAGCGCACCCGCCTGCTCACCGAGGTCGTCCGGCCGGGGTTCGAGGCCCTGCGCGCGGGGTGA
- a CDS encoding aldehyde dehydrogenase family protein: protein MSQLFEYAPAPESRSIVDVAPSYGLFVDGEFVDGSGEPMKTVNPATEEVLSEIAVGTEADVDRAVRAARRASTRVWGPMRPADRGKYLFRIARILQERAREFAVLESLDNGKPIRESRDVDVPLAAAHFFYHAGWADKLGYAGLGPDPRPHGVAGQVIPWNFPLLMLAWKVAPALATGNTVVLKPAETTPLSALLFAEVCRQADLPPGVVNIVTGAGDTGRAVVEHPDVDKVAFTGSTEVGRSIARAVAGTRKVLTLELGGKAANIVFDDAPIDQAVEGIVRGIFFNQGHVCCAGSRLLVQESVHDEVIASLQRRIGTLRVGDPLDKNTDIGAINSAEQLARIRELSDIGEAEGAHRWQPACELPDRGFWFPPTVFTDVSPAHRIARDEVFGPVLSVLTFRTPDEAVAKANNTTYGLSAGIWTEKGSRILAIADRLRAGVVWANTFNQFDPTSPFGGYKQSGYGREGGRHGLAAYLKESS from the coding sequence GTGTCACAGCTCTTCGAGTACGCCCCCGCCCCCGAGTCGCGGTCGATCGTCGACGTCGCGCCGTCCTACGGCCTGTTCGTCGACGGCGAGTTCGTCGACGGCTCCGGGGAGCCGATGAAGACGGTCAACCCGGCCACCGAGGAGGTGCTCAGCGAGATCGCGGTGGGCACCGAGGCCGACGTCGACCGCGCCGTGCGGGCCGCCCGCCGCGCGTCCACCCGCGTGTGGGGGCCGATGCGCCCCGCCGACCGCGGCAAGTACCTGTTCCGGATCGCGCGGATCCTGCAGGAGCGGGCCCGCGAGTTCGCCGTCCTGGAGTCGCTGGACAACGGCAAGCCGATCCGCGAGTCCCGCGACGTCGACGTCCCCCTGGCCGCGGCGCACTTCTTCTACCACGCGGGCTGGGCCGACAAGCTCGGGTACGCGGGCCTGGGCCCCGACCCGCGCCCGCACGGGGTGGCCGGGCAGGTCATCCCGTGGAACTTCCCGCTGCTGATGCTGGCGTGGAAGGTGGCGCCGGCGCTGGCCACCGGCAACACCGTCGTCCTCAAGCCGGCCGAGACCACCCCGCTGAGCGCGCTGCTGTTCGCCGAGGTGTGCCGCCAGGCCGACCTGCCGCCCGGGGTGGTCAACATCGTCACCGGCGCCGGTGACACCGGCCGGGCCGTGGTCGAGCACCCCGACGTCGACAAGGTCGCCTTCACCGGCTCGACCGAGGTGGGCCGCTCGATCGCCCGCGCCGTCGCCGGGACCCGCAAGGTGCTGACCCTGGAGCTGGGCGGCAAGGCGGCCAACATCGTCTTCGACGACGCCCCGATCGACCAGGCCGTCGAGGGCATCGTGCGCGGCATCTTCTTCAACCAGGGTCACGTGTGCTGCGCGGGCTCCCGGCTGCTGGTGCAGGAGTCGGTGCACGACGAGGTCATCGCCTCGCTGCAGCGGCGGATCGGCACGCTGCGGGTGGGCGACCCGCTGGACAAGAACACCGACATCGGCGCGATCAACTCCGCCGAGCAGCTGGCCCGCATCCGGGAGCTCTCCGACATCGGGGAGGCCGAGGGAGCGCACCGGTGGCAGCCGGCCTGCGAGCTGCCCGACCGCGGCTTCTGGTTCCCGCCCACGGTGTTCACCGACGTCTCCCCCGCCCACCGCATCGCCCGCGACGAGGTGTTCGGCCCGGTGCTGTCGGTGCTGACCTTCCGCACCCCCGACGAGGCGGTGGCCAAGGCCAACAACACCACCTACGGGCTCTCGGCCGGGATCTGGACCGAGAAGGGCTCGCGGATCCTCGCGATCGCCGACCGGCTGCGCGCCGGCGTCGTGTGGGCCAACACGTTCAACCAGTTCGACCCGACGTCGCCCTTCGGCGGCTACAAGCAGTCCGGCTACGGCCGGGAGGGCGGCCGGCACGGCCTGGCCGCCTACCTGAAGGAGAGCTCCTGA
- a CDS encoding DEAD/DEAH box helicase, giving the protein MSLIDPVDVVDTQLDTQIDPENTPAPAPEPTGPTFARLGLPQPLVTALERRDIRAPFAIQTSVLPDALAGRDVLGKAATGSGKTLAFGLPMLARLGLTARRGPRAPRALVLVPTRELAQQVSDNLAPLGQAIGVQFATVYGGASMYRQITQLRRGVDVVVATPGRLQDLISQGEATLAEVEISVIDEADFMSDLGFLPVVQELLDQTRPDAQRLLFSATLDGEVDSLVRRYLKDPARHEVKRAGDDAPPAEHLAYTVAFRDKVPVTQELAARPGRTIVFARTQLGVDRLTENLQAVGIKAEAIHGGLPQSARRRALEAFTDARSPVLVATDVAARGIHVDDVSLVLHYDPPADHKTYLHRSGRTARAGAAGVVVSLLLPDQVGQAKRRFRQAKVDPRVDRIRPGDAPITDLVASGVPVEPVERPARESRRPHGGPGGRRPRRDGDRPRRPYGEGDRGRRDDRPRRPSGERDRYRGPGEGSRGGRSDRPAPARD; this is encoded by the coding sequence ATGTCCTTGATCGACCCCGTCGACGTCGTCGACACCCAGCTCGACACCCAGATCGACCCCGAGAACACCCCCGCGCCGGCTCCCGAGCCGACCGGTCCCACCTTCGCCCGGCTGGGCCTGCCCCAGCCGCTCGTCACCGCCCTCGAGCGGCGCGACATCCGGGCTCCCTTCGCCATCCAGACCTCCGTCCTGCCCGACGCGCTCGCCGGGCGGGACGTGCTGGGCAAGGCCGCCACCGGCTCCGGCAAGACGCTGGCGTTCGGGCTGCCGATGCTGGCCCGCCTGGGCCTCACCGCCCGCCGCGGCCCGCGCGCCCCGCGCGCGCTGGTCCTCGTGCCCACGCGCGAGCTGGCGCAGCAGGTGTCGGACAACCTGGCCCCGCTCGGCCAGGCCATCGGCGTCCAGTTCGCCACCGTCTACGGCGGCGCCTCGATGTACCGCCAGATCACCCAGCTGCGCCGCGGCGTCGACGTCGTCGTCGCCACCCCCGGCCGGCTGCAGGACCTGATCAGCCAGGGCGAGGCCACCCTCGCCGAGGTCGAGATCAGCGTCATCGACGAGGCCGACTTCATGTCCGACCTCGGCTTCCTCCCCGTCGTGCAGGAGCTGCTCGACCAGACCCGTCCCGACGCCCAGCGGCTGCTGTTCTCGGCCACGCTGGACGGCGAGGTCGACAGCCTGGTCCGCCGCTACCTCAAGGACCCGGCGCGGCACGAGGTCAAGCGCGCCGGCGACGACGCCCCGCCGGCCGAGCACCTCGCCTACACCGTCGCCTTCCGCGACAAGGTGCCGGTGACCCAGGAGCTGGCCGCGCGCCCGGGCCGCACGATCGTCTTCGCCCGCACCCAGCTCGGCGTCGACCGGCTGACGGAGAACCTGCAGGCCGTCGGCATCAAGGCCGAGGCGATCCACGGCGGGCTGCCGCAGTCGGCCCGGCGGCGGGCGCTCGAGGCGTTCACGGACGCCCGCAGCCCCGTGCTCGTCGCCACCGACGTCGCCGCACGCGGCATCCACGTCGACGACGTCTCGCTGGTCCTGCACTACGACCCGCCGGCCGACCACAAGACCTACCTGCACCGCTCGGGCCGCACCGCCCGCGCCGGCGCCGCCGGTGTCGTGGTCTCGCTGCTGCTGCCCGACCAGGTCGGTCAGGCCAAGCGGCGGTTCCGGCAGGCGAAGGTCGACCCGCGCGTCGACCGCATCCGGCCCGGCGACGCCCCGATCACCGACCTGGTGGCCAGCGGCGTGCCGGTCGAGCCGGTCGAGCGGCCGGCCCGCGAGTCGCGCCGTCCGCACGGCGGCCCCGGCGGCCGGCGTCCGCGCCGCGACGGCGACCGTCCCCGCCGCCCCTACGGCGAGGGCGACCGCGGTCGCCGGGACGACCGCCCGCGTCGTCCCTCCGGTGAGCGCGACCGCTACCGCGGTCCCGGTGAGGGCTCCCGCGGCGGGCGGTCCGACCGTCCCGCGCCCGCGCGCGACTGA
- a CDS encoding DUF805 domain-containing protein produces MSEYSYLGYGNGNGHGGRTAPGPAMEGSWYVRRGRIDRRTYWLHYALPLWAASVAAIWADLALGTAFYRTSYESYGYYSYSTGTSFAGGLFTLLVTFALFAPSISAAVTRLHDTGRSGWFLLWGLVPIAGPIVLFVVVGCLPGEPGRNQYDGAAYPGRREPQLATW; encoded by the coding sequence ATGAGCGAGTACTCGTACCTCGGCTACGGCAACGGGAACGGCCACGGCGGCCGCACCGCGCCGGGTCCGGCGATGGAGGGCAGCTGGTACGTCCGCCGCGGCCGGATCGACCGGCGCACCTACTGGCTGCACTACGCGCTGCCGCTGTGGGCGGCCAGCGTGGCGGCGATCTGGGCCGACCTCGCGCTGGGCACGGCCTTCTACCGGACGTCCTACGAGTCCTACGGCTACTACTCCTACAGCACCGGGACGAGCTTCGCGGGCGGGCTGTTCACCCTGCTGGTCACGTTCGCGCTGTTCGCGCCGTCGATCAGCGCGGCGGTGACCCGGCTGCACGACACCGGTCGCTCGGGCTGGTTCCTGCTGTGGGGCCTGGTCCCGATCGCGGGTCCGATCGTCCTGTTCGTGGTGGTCGGCTGCCTCCCCGGCGAGCCCGGCCGCAACCAGTACGACGGCGCCGCGTACCCGGGCCGGCGGGAGCCGCAGCTCGCGACCTGGTGA
- a CDS encoding calcium:proton antiporter: MGTTTRPPRLSWTTVAPVLALVVLALSWGRDPGPVLVVVVAAALVGAVLAAVHHAEVVAHRVGEPFGSLVLAVAVTVIEVGLIVTLMVSGGDEAASLARDTVFAAVMITCNGILGLSLLLGALRHDVVEFNREGAGAALATVLTLAVMCLVLPTFTTSRPGPEFSTAQLTFAALASLVLYAAFVVTQTIRHRDFFLPVSPGGAVLEDEDAHADPPSSRAALTSLGLLVVALVAVVGLAKVESPAIEDGVAAIGFPQSFVGVVIALLVLAPETLAAANAARRDRLQTSLNLALGSAMASIGLTIPAIAVATIWLEGPLLLGLGSTQMVLLAVTVVVAVLTVVPGRATRLQGVVHLVLLAGFLFLAVAP, translated from the coding sequence GTGGGCACGACGACGAGACCGCCCCGGCTGAGCTGGACCACCGTCGCGCCGGTGCTGGCGCTCGTCGTGCTCGCCCTCTCCTGGGGCCGCGACCCCGGGCCGGTGCTCGTCGTCGTGGTGGCCGCCGCGCTCGTGGGCGCGGTGCTGGCCGCCGTCCACCACGCCGAGGTGGTCGCCCACCGGGTGGGTGAGCCGTTCGGGTCGCTGGTGCTCGCCGTCGCCGTCACCGTCATCGAGGTCGGGCTGATCGTGACGCTGATGGTCTCCGGCGGGGACGAGGCCGCCTCCCTGGCCCGGGACACCGTCTTCGCGGCGGTGATGATCACCTGCAACGGCATCCTGGGCCTGTCGCTGCTGCTCGGGGCGCTGCGGCACGACGTCGTCGAGTTCAACCGGGAGGGCGCCGGCGCGGCGCTGGCCACCGTCCTCACCCTCGCGGTGATGTGCCTGGTGCTGCCCACCTTCACCACCAGCCGGCCGGGGCCGGAGTTCTCCACGGCGCAGCTGACCTTCGCCGCCCTGGCCTCGCTGGTGCTCTACGCCGCCTTCGTGGTCACCCAGACGATCCGGCACCGGGACTTCTTCCTGCCGGTGAGCCCGGGCGGAGCCGTGCTCGAGGACGAGGACGCGCACGCCGACCCCCCGTCGTCGCGGGCGGCGCTGACCAGCCTCGGCCTGCTGGTGGTGGCGCTGGTCGCCGTCGTCGGGCTGGCGAAGGTGGAGTCGCCGGCCATCGAGGACGGCGTGGCCGCCATCGGGTTCCCGCAGTCGTTCGTGGGCGTGGTGATCGCCCTGCTGGTGCTCGCGCCGGAGACGCTCGCGGCCGCCAACGCCGCCCGGCGCGACCGGCTGCAGACCAGCCTCAACCTCGCGCTCGGCTCGGCGATGGCCAGCATCGGGCTGACCATCCCGGCGATCGCGGTGGCCACGATCTGGCTGGAGGGGCCGCTGCTGCTCGGCCTGGGCTCCACCCAGATGGTGCTGCTCGCCGTCACCGTCGTCGTCGCGGTGCTCACCGTCGTGCCCGGCCGGGCGACCCGGCTGCAGGGCGTCGTCCACCTGGTCCTGCTGGCCGGCTTCCTCTTCCTCGCCGTCGCGCCCTGA